The following are from one region of the Alicyclobacillus fastidiosus genome:
- a CDS encoding MgtC/SapB family protein: MQLELVLRLIASGVLGAMIGWERRSRDKEAGLRTHFVVCVGSALIMIVSKYGFRDMETAASTVLDPSRIAAQVVSGIGFLGAGTILVQRQSIRGLTTAAGLWATSGIGLAIGAGMYLVGAVTTALVLIALEVLSREGRISVASQCRLVIEARDLNAVMETLDADCPEARKVQIRRVTTSADKPLVTVVLQVRMKPGSNLNDLISKVQASPDVFSITLD; this comes from the coding sequence GTGCAACTGGAATTGGTATTGCGACTGATTGCGTCTGGTGTTCTCGGAGCGATGATTGGCTGGGAGCGCAGAAGCCGCGATAAAGAGGCAGGTCTGCGAACGCATTTTGTGGTGTGCGTGGGAAGTGCGCTGATTATGATCGTGTCGAAGTACGGGTTTCGGGACATGGAAACGGCGGCATCGACCGTACTCGATCCCAGTCGGATTGCCGCCCAAGTCGTCAGTGGCATCGGGTTCTTAGGTGCTGGGACCATTCTCGTTCAGCGCCAATCCATTCGGGGGTTGACCACAGCGGCCGGGCTGTGGGCGACTTCCGGCATCGGTCTGGCCATCGGCGCTGGTATGTACTTGGTCGGAGCCGTGACCACGGCACTCGTGTTGATAGCCCTCGAGGTGCTCAGCCGAGAGGGGAGGATATCCGTGGCTTCGCAGTGCCGTCTGGTCATCGAGGCCCGTGATTTGAACGCGGTCATGGAGACCTTGGACGCTGACTGCCCCGAGGCGCGAAAAGTGCAAATTCGCCGCGTCACGACGTCCGCCGATAAACCACTCGTCACGGTTGTGTTGCAAGTTCGGATGAAACCGGGATCGAACTTGAATGACCTCATTTCAAAGGTGCAGGCCTCGCCGGACGTATTCTCGATCACGCTTGACTAG
- a CDS encoding CHY zinc finger protein: protein MQRHEKLIYGVLVRGIDVLPDTKCGHYASEKDIIAIKFPCCNTYYPCYECHEAVADHEAIVWPRQQFGEQAVLCGHCGSELTIQAYLDADSTCPHCQSAFNPGCKAHYPLYFAMD, encoded by the coding sequence ATGCAACGCCATGAAAAGCTGATTTACGGGGTATTGGTACGCGGAATTGACGTGTTGCCGGACACAAAATGTGGTCACTACGCATCCGAAAAAGATATCATCGCCATCAAGTTTCCGTGTTGCAACACGTATTACCCATGTTATGAGTGCCACGAGGCAGTGGCTGACCACGAGGCGATAGTGTGGCCGCGGCAGCAATTTGGTGAACAAGCCGTTTTGTGCGGCCACTGTGGGTCCGAGTTGACCATTCAGGCGTATCTCGATGCAGACTCCACTTGCCCCCACTGTCAATCCGCGTTCAATCCGGGCTGTAAAGCGCACTATCCACTGTATTTCGCGATGGACTAG
- a CDS encoding DMT family transporter: MSGEISALISAFCYALSNLLLRKGQRDTLPADNGLFPILFVSGTVLSFNLVMDLIDDPAPLVVGQHWGKNVLFCILAGVVATLFGRLALYAAIARIGATRGITVIAMAPVVTLVIAVGLLGERIHYTDVIGIGLLSVGIVLLVVEATNRQSRTARTWWRSGLVIAILAPVFQGIGYSFRKVGVTLPIDPIFASTLDTLAALFTYFAVLRSRGRLRQYFRFYVRNVNLYLVTSGFVTAAAVFFFFDAVSAAPVSTVSVIIGSQPVILAILSGIFLRKAEQLTWMTVASAAVVSAGVSFIGWH; this comes from the coding sequence ATGTCCGGCGAGATCTCCGCACTCATTTCAGCGTTCTGTTACGCTTTATCCAACCTGTTGCTGCGCAAGGGGCAAAGGGACACGCTCCCCGCGGACAACGGGCTGTTCCCGATTTTGTTCGTATCGGGCACCGTATTGTCGTTTAACCTCGTTATGGACCTCATTGACGATCCCGCCCCGCTCGTCGTGGGTCAACACTGGGGGAAAAACGTCCTCTTCTGCATTCTCGCAGGCGTCGTGGCCACGCTGTTCGGGCGCTTGGCGCTCTACGCAGCCATCGCCCGCATCGGCGCAACGCGTGGTATCACCGTGATCGCCATGGCCCCCGTCGTAACCCTCGTCATCGCCGTTGGACTCCTCGGTGAGCGAATTCACTATACAGACGTGATCGGTATCGGTCTACTCTCTGTCGGCATCGTACTCCTCGTCGTTGAAGCGACCAATCGACAATCGCGAACTGCGAGAACGTGGTGGAGATCGGGACTAGTCATCGCCATCCTGGCACCCGTGTTCCAGGGAATTGGCTACTCATTCCGCAAAGTCGGGGTGACACTGCCGATCGATCCCATTTTCGCATCGACACTCGACACCCTCGCGGCACTGTTCACCTATTTCGCTGTTCTTCGAAGCAGGGGGCGCCTACGTCAGTACTTCCGATTCTATGTGCGAAACGTCAACCTCTATCTCGTCACGTCCGGATTCGTGACTGCCGCCGCGGTGTTTTTCTTTTTCGACGCAGTGTCAGCCGCCCCGGTGTCCACCGTGTCGGTTATCATCGGAAGTCAACCCGTGATCCTCGCCATCCTGTCGGGCATCTTCCTACGAAAGGCGGAACAGTTGACGTGGATGACCGTGGCAAGTGCAGCTGTCGTGAGTGCCGGCGTGTCGTTCATCGGCTGGCACTGA
- a CDS encoding alpha/beta hydrolase-fold protein: MSTRKLTALVWMVGTVFTAGCSSPNPAHVVHAIATNVLHAPARVQHVTFYSESLHAQMKMNVYLPPGYNSKTKYPVLYLLHGKGGNEYSFMTSLVPGRSVGIDKDATELIDEHKIRPLIIVAPELDNSYGVNTGKYRKDVRGYSRGEYSTYLETDVVHYIDSHYSTVTSAAGRYIGGLSMGGFAALDAAFTRPTEYSKVGVMSAALWVGGLPRELAWIYPTKQDQAQRDPITIAEHTRIKIPVDIIEGKQDPFYSADVDLDQVLKAQSADVFLHTYRGAHNYMFWRSHAKELLLFFDATPTTASPS, from the coding sequence GTGTCTACCAGAAAACTGACAGCCTTAGTCTGGATGGTCGGTACCGTGTTCACCGCGGGCTGCAGCAGTCCAAATCCGGCGCACGTCGTTCACGCGATCGCGACGAACGTCCTGCATGCCCCTGCGCGCGTCCAACACGTGACATTTTACAGTGAATCCCTACACGCGCAGATGAAGATGAACGTCTATCTACCCCCGGGCTACAATTCGAAGACGAAGTACCCAGTCCTCTACCTGCTGCACGGCAAGGGCGGAAACGAATACAGTTTTATGACCTCCCTCGTGCCTGGTCGTTCAGTCGGGATCGACAAAGACGCTACGGAGCTCATCGATGAACACAAAATTCGGCCGTTGATCATCGTCGCACCCGAGCTGGACAACAGCTACGGGGTGAATACCGGAAAGTATCGAAAGGACGTCAGAGGGTATAGTCGAGGCGAGTATTCGACGTACTTGGAGACCGATGTCGTGCACTATATCGACTCGCATTACAGCACGGTGACATCCGCTGCCGGTCGCTACATCGGGGGATTGTCGATGGGTGGCTTTGCGGCCCTCGACGCGGCGTTCACGCGACCAACGGAATACTCCAAAGTCGGCGTGATGAGTGCCGCACTCTGGGTTGGCGGACTGCCTCGTGAACTCGCGTGGATCTATCCCACAAAGCAAGATCAGGCACAGCGGGATCCCATCACCATTGCCGAGCACACGCGCATCAAGATACCCGTGGACATCATCGAAGGAAAACAAGATCCGTTCTACTCGGCGGATGTGGACCTCGACCAGGTCTTGAAAGCGCAGTCCGCAGACGTGTTTCTCCACACGTATCGCGGAGCACACAACTATATGTTCTGGCGGAGCCACGCGAAGGAGCTGCTCCTCTTCTTTGACGCCACGCCAACCACTGCGTCACCGTCGTGA
- a CDS encoding iron-sulfur cluster biosynthesis family protein yields the protein MSLSKPHILFAISLHHSTDSGYPLTVVSNEGKIDLEGVAAMKITDAATCELMRFSCEELSDGEFIRVARAYQCGGPRFQLTVDDEQTKMDERITVDGVTIVVEKSCLDLLNDVTIDFANEGFVFESAANSLC from the coding sequence ATGTCATTATCCAAGCCTCACATTTTATTTGCCATCAGTCTACACCATTCGACAGACAGTGGATACCCGCTGACAGTTGTCTCCAACGAGGGTAAAATCGATTTGGAAGGAGTAGCTGCCATGAAGATTACGGATGCTGCAACATGTGAACTCATGCGGTTTAGCTGCGAAGAGTTGAGCGATGGCGAGTTCATTCGCGTGGCGAGAGCCTATCAGTGTGGGGGCCCAAGGTTCCAACTGACAGTGGACGACGAGCAGACGAAGATGGATGAACGCATTACGGTGGACGGAGTGACGATAGTCGTCGAGAAATCCTGCCTCGACTTGCTGAACGACGTTACCATCGACTTCGCGAACGAGGGCTTCGTATTCGAGTCTGCGGCGAACTCACTCTGTTGA
- a CDS encoding SPW repeat protein, giving the protein MWQLWLTGLIGIWVLISPWVYQFSSNTGALWNSIIFGAVTIILAIWALVAYKSKQ; this is encoded by the coding sequence ATGTGGCAGCTGTGGTTAACTGGACTTATTGGAATTTGGGTTCTTATCTCCCCATGGGTGTATCAGTTTTCCTCGAACACCGGGGCACTCTGGAACAGCATCATTTTCGGCGCAGTCACCATCATTCTTGCGATTTGGGCGCTCGTGGCGTACAAATCCAAGCAGTAG
- a CDS encoding ZIP family metal transporter, producing MWFALILCTIAAFADVIGGAVTVVKRLSPQQTMIVTGLGAGFLLGATVLDRLPDSLSELPTAAPLYIVIGYLVLLIFERYSVSPMQSHFASHGASHHNTAVLSSKAALVSFLGLLLHTFMDGVIIAGAFTMSRATGVLIFVAITMHKIPEGFSMATITLASGTSRARALLTSVGLAVSTLIGAVITLEVGNIDESVVKILMALATGTFLYVSMTDLMPVVKGQNKGTVLAAVIGVGVFYVSLLLIKHVGLS from the coding sequence ATGTGGTTTGCACTGATTTTGTGCACCATTGCAGCATTTGCCGACGTGATTGGCGGCGCGGTTACCGTCGTCAAGCGACTCAGTCCGCAACAGACGATGATCGTCACAGGACTGGGTGCCGGATTTTTACTAGGTGCCACGGTATTGGACAGACTGCCGGACTCGTTGAGTGAACTGCCTACGGCGGCACCCTTATATATCGTCATAGGTTATCTCGTTCTTCTGATTTTCGAAAGATATAGCGTCAGCCCCATGCAGTCCCATTTTGCCAGCCACGGCGCGAGCCATCACAATACGGCGGTGCTAAGCTCGAAAGCTGCGCTCGTCTCTTTCCTAGGGTTGCTCTTACATACCTTTATGGACGGCGTGATCATCGCCGGTGCCTTCACCATGAGTCGCGCCACGGGCGTGCTCATTTTTGTGGCGATCACAATGCACAAGATCCCCGAGGGGTTCAGTATGGCAACCATTACGTTGGCGTCCGGGACATCGCGTGCGCGCGCGCTCTTGACCTCCGTAGGATTGGCGGTTTCGACGCTGATTGGGGCTGTGATCACGCTCGAGGTAGGAAACATTGACGAGAGTGTCGTCAAAATTCTGATGGCATTGGCAACCGGGACGTTTCTCTACGTCTCGATGACCGACCTGATGCCCGTCGTCAAGGGGCAGAATAAAGGGACGGTGTTAGCCGCCGTGATCGGGGTCGGTGTCTTTTACGTGTCGCTTCTATTAATCAAGCATGTAGGCTTGAGCTAA
- a CDS encoding retropepsin-like aspartic protease, with translation MTKFSMMLTSSALALMVPCVATTAYAATSSVAKGQVRAEVNGVSIPAIAVGDETYLEWQALKSFHSPYEYLGGGKFAITGGTVQGVVYKGNTYLPWTQVASKVKATKLKGGGFNFTAVPVQHDYEIYIDKQSADVGSPAAIDVLVGDNDASVPHQSIHLQVTGSAHFASDENRNTLSDYTDQDGSWIGAVDDTKAETVQVTASWTDPSGHVQTQTQLITFSPASTQATVTPPSGDTVVATVPITTYQNAVLFNAQAGGSDVLLQLDTGAFEPLITKSLADALNLPNLGAIQVEGVGGEDSAYVSQITLSIGGTQFTDVPCIVDPSYSGVPLFGYGFFKDNGYDLLVSQKDSTMTILK, from the coding sequence ATGACAAAATTCAGCATGATGCTCACGTCGAGCGCGCTTGCACTCATGGTTCCATGTGTTGCGACGACGGCTTACGCGGCGACGTCGAGTGTAGCAAAAGGGCAGGTTCGCGCTGAGGTGAACGGAGTGTCGATTCCGGCAATCGCGGTTGGGGATGAGACGTATCTCGAGTGGCAGGCCCTAAAGTCGTTTCACTCGCCGTACGAGTACCTGGGTGGCGGCAAGTTCGCCATCACGGGCGGGACGGTTCAAGGCGTGGTTTACAAGGGAAATACTTATTTGCCGTGGACGCAGGTTGCTTCGAAGGTAAAAGCCACGAAACTGAAAGGTGGCGGCTTCAACTTCACGGCTGTACCCGTTCAGCACGACTATGAGATTTATATTGATAAACAATCGGCAGATGTAGGGAGCCCAGCGGCGATCGACGTGCTGGTCGGTGACAATGACGCATCCGTCCCACACCAGTCCATCCATCTGCAAGTCACGGGCAGCGCCCATTTCGCTTCAGATGAAAATCGCAATACGCTCAGCGACTACACGGACCAAGACGGGAGCTGGATCGGCGCGGTCGACGACACCAAGGCGGAGACGGTGCAGGTGACGGCATCGTGGACGGATCCAAGTGGGCACGTTCAGACGCAAACGCAATTGATCACCTTCTCACCGGCGTCTACGCAAGCGACTGTCACCCCTCCTTCGGGGGATACGGTCGTGGCCACTGTGCCCATTACCACGTACCAGAATGCGGTCCTGTTCAACGCACAGGCTGGTGGCAGCGACGTGCTTCTGCAGTTGGATACCGGCGCGTTTGAACCGCTCATCACCAAGAGCTTGGCGGACGCTTTGAACCTACCCAACCTCGGGGCAATTCAGGTAGAGGGCGTAGGCGGGGAAGATTCGGCATATGTGAGCCAAATCACGCTGAGCATCGGCGGGACGCAGTTCACTGATGTTCCTTGTATCGTCGACCCGAGTTATTCCGGCGTTCCTCTGTTCGGTTACGGGTTTTTCAAGGACAATGGATACGATTTACTCGTCTCTCAGAAGGATAGCACGATGACCATCCTCAAGTGA
- a CDS encoding HD domain-containing protein: MHPSFDTMSMFKNRSLFTVTIDGIVEASLLASGDDTEVIYHRLSAGAYWTLEPESQENPANGPLETIYLTAGRLTVFSDSEELTLTEGDHISFHPVSRQIVFYGDMESTFLYICSKPVFHHYRSSLEEVNHLALTIEQKDGYTSHHCTRIMQMSMKVGQAMKLAPSELYTLQFGAYLHDVGKVRVPNELLNKPGRLTDSEWELMKRHTIYGREILLETGLPYLTQASLLVAQHHERHDGSGYPFGLKGADIHIGAAIIAVTDSYDAMTTDRQYRRAKPAADAIAEIQSLRGTLYHPDVVDAFLKCL; encoded by the coding sequence ATGCATCCATCATTCGACACCATGTCCATGTTCAAAAACCGATCGCTCTTCACAGTGACAATCGATGGTATTGTTGAGGCCTCCCTGTTGGCATCCGGCGACGATACGGAAGTCATCTACCACCGCCTGTCGGCAGGAGCCTACTGGACCTTGGAACCTGAGTCTCAAGAAAACCCGGCGAACGGCCCACTCGAAACGATTTACCTCACCGCCGGTCGCCTAACAGTGTTTAGCGACTCCGAAGAGCTGACCCTGACAGAGGGTGATCACATCTCTTTTCATCCGGTCTCACGGCAGATCGTGTTTTACGGCGACATGGAATCCACATTTTTGTACATATGCTCCAAACCTGTATTTCACCATTATCGTTCCTCACTCGAAGAAGTAAATCACCTCGCCCTCACCATCGAACAAAAGGACGGGTACACCTCGCATCACTGCACTCGCATTATGCAGATGTCGATGAAGGTCGGACAAGCGATGAAGCTAGCTCCAAGCGAGTTGTACACACTGCAATTTGGCGCTTATCTCCACGATGTCGGCAAAGTGCGCGTCCCCAACGAACTGTTGAACAAACCGGGCAGACTGACGGATTCAGAGTGGGAATTGATGAAGCGACACACCATATATGGGCGCGAGATCCTACTCGAAACGGGCTTGCCGTACCTGACGCAAGCGAGCCTGCTCGTCGCTCAACACCACGAGCGGCACGATGGCTCCGGCTACCCGTTTGGCCTCAAAGGTGCGGACATCCACATCGGCGCCGCGATTATCGCCGTCACCGACTCATACGATGCGATGACGACGGATAGGCAATACCGCAGAGCCAAGCCCGCAGCGGACGCAATCGCCGAAATCCAATCGCTTCGCGGCACACTATACCACCCAGACGTGGTCGACGCGTTCTTGAAGTGCTTGTAA
- the proS gene encoding proline--tRNA ligase, whose amino-acid sequence MSRAVAETWSIGARPGCTSLVNPPLELTMMSRPEAFRYHKAPIRPLFDEGRIGFERCPPVDGERRWYREFNLALLIGRGFFVYLEEGMDMKLSSLLFKTDRNVPTDAELSSHQLLLRAGYIRRVSAGIYSYGPLATRVLHKIGAIARDEMNQIGGQEVLLPVVQPAGIWEESGRLSSIGEDLTRFKDRTDGEMVLAMTHEEAATDLFRSLVQSYRELPLTIYQIQMKFRDELRPRGGLIRLREFLMKDAYSFHLTDDDLDRHYQEVLQAYHRFFQRCGLDILAVESDTGMMGGGVAHEFMFLCDAGEDTLFVCPQCDYAANREVAIADKGAYCLRASADGEGVHGTIHLSFYRCAEMVVAAITPSTLGVNETKLQKLLGRGDVVRMDEVSGQRAVAKTRSGGVRVVIDDALGLDSPWTEAFADLDLAVSRDCAEVGDITSVRAGMPCPNCGGGLCEVRGIEAANTFKLGTKYSDTMNAVVTDAGGRAREVSMGCYGIGIARVMACILEQHHDDQGMVWPKSVAPYGAHIIPVGAEPSVIAAAGAVYRAIGAENALYDDRDLHPGSKFTDADLLGMPTRITVSRRSLAAGGVEVKDRKTGAVQIVSVTDLHGLMKLIE is encoded by the coding sequence ATGAGCCGGGCAGTCGCAGAGACCTGGTCGATTGGTGCGAGACCGGGCTGTACGTCTCTTGTGAACCCACCCTTGGAACTGACGATGATGAGTCGTCCGGAAGCCTTCCGTTATCACAAGGCGCCGATTCGCCCCCTGTTTGACGAGGGGAGAATTGGGTTTGAGCGCTGTCCGCCAGTGGACGGTGAACGAAGGTGGTACCGCGAGTTCAACCTCGCCCTTTTGATAGGGCGAGGTTTTTTTGTTTACTTGGAGGAGGGAATGGATATGAAACTTTCCAGTTTGCTGTTCAAGACGGATCGCAACGTGCCGACCGACGCCGAACTAAGCAGTCACCAGTTATTGCTTCGAGCTGGTTATATCCGTAGGGTGTCAGCGGGTATTTACAGCTACGGGCCGCTCGCAACGCGCGTGTTGCACAAAATCGGAGCGATCGCACGCGACGAAATGAACCAAATCGGTGGGCAGGAGGTGCTCCTTCCGGTTGTCCAGCCAGCGGGCATCTGGGAGGAATCTGGGCGGCTGTCGAGCATTGGCGAGGATTTGACTCGTTTCAAAGACCGGACTGACGGCGAGATGGTGTTGGCGATGACGCACGAAGAAGCAGCCACAGACTTGTTTCGAAGCCTTGTCCAGTCGTACCGCGAGCTGCCACTGACGATCTATCAAATCCAGATGAAGTTTCGAGACGAACTGCGTCCCCGCGGCGGTTTGATTCGGCTGCGCGAGTTTCTCATGAAGGACGCCTACAGCTTTCATCTCACAGACGATGATCTCGACCGTCACTATCAAGAGGTGTTGCAGGCCTACCACCGCTTTTTTCAGAGGTGCGGCCTCGACATCCTCGCCGTCGAGTCGGATACAGGCATGATGGGGGGCGGTGTGGCGCACGAGTTCATGTTTCTCTGCGACGCTGGTGAAGACACGCTCTTTGTTTGCCCGCAGTGTGATTACGCGGCGAATCGAGAGGTCGCCATTGCGGACAAAGGCGCATATTGCCTGCGTGCCAGCGCCGATGGCGAGGGAGTGCACGGCACCATCCATCTTTCATTCTACCGCTGTGCAGAAATGGTCGTGGCAGCCATTACCCCGAGTACTCTCGGTGTGAACGAGACGAAGCTGCAGAAACTGTTGGGTCGCGGCGATGTCGTGAGGATGGATGAGGTGTCGGGGCAGCGGGCCGTTGCAAAGACAAGAAGTGGTGGCGTTCGCGTCGTGATCGATGACGCATTAGGTCTCGACAGTCCGTGGACGGAAGCCTTCGCGGACCTCGATCTCGCCGTTTCGCGCGACTGCGCCGAAGTCGGGGATATCACCTCTGTCCGCGCGGGCATGCCATGTCCGAACTGTGGAGGGGGACTCTGTGAAGTACGAGGGATTGAGGCGGCGAATACGTTTAAGCTGGGAACGAAATACAGTGACACAATGAACGCGGTCGTCACTGATGCTGGCGGGCGAGCGAGGGAAGTTAGCATGGGGTGCTACGGGATTGGCATCGCGCGCGTGATGGCTTGCATCCTAGAACAGCATCACGATGACCAGGGTATGGTGTGGCCAAAGAGCGTTGCGCCTTACGGAGCTCACATCATACCGGTGGGCGCGGAACCGTCCGTGATAGCCGCTGCCGGGGCAGTTTACCGGGCGATCGGGGCCGAGAATGCCCTCTATGACGACAGGGACCTACATCCTGGCAGTAAATTTACGGACGCGGACCTGCTCGGCATGCCGACACGGATCACCGTGAGTCGAAGATCGCTTGCGGCCGGAGGGGTAGAGGTGAAGGACAGGAAAACAGGAGCCGTACAGATTGTATCGGTTACCGATTTGCATGGTTTGATGAAACTCATCGAGTGA
- a CDS encoding glycosyltransferase family 39 protein, with translation MNRTLRLRNALWIAPVLLAILIRLVVIFYYGPYVSIHSDDAGYLRSAEWLLQSHIYAYYTPDAPTVHMLPGMTFILAGVLAVFGQGALGLYAGKIVFTLIGAFGIVGAYQSVAYVWNRYVALAVALFLAVYVPGIETDTLFLTETPFMAAFAWTVFWLLKVADTHKLRHVVFATLWFMVAMYFRPNLLLWAVVALAYLLMKRYPWRKLVGQGVIAAAVVIACILPWWIRNFLVFHQFIALTDDAANPLLLGTFQGIHFPAPNNPTAVEHHILDVHPNLRPQSMHEIPWFKAQEHAAMYRIREWHRSFPQDFWRSYLWIKPGILWTRAYFPIRMLGILPSTMKAVQPVLLWASLIGHGIALLFARGKRKEVLLVLLTLLYFTVLFAVFFAYERYNVPLMWLMFSGVPSGVYGLIEATKWLAGGRRRAGARS, from the coding sequence ATGAATCGTACTCTTCGGTTACGAAATGCACTTTGGATTGCGCCTGTGCTGTTGGCAATCCTGATTCGTTTGGTCGTCATCTTTTATTATGGGCCCTATGTATCCATTCACAGCGACGATGCGGGCTATCTGCGGAGCGCAGAGTGGCTGTTGCAGTCACATATTTATGCGTACTACACGCCGGATGCGCCGACGGTTCATATGCTGCCTGGCATGACGTTCATCCTCGCGGGCGTGCTCGCAGTCTTTGGTCAAGGAGCGCTCGGGCTATATGCCGGGAAAATCGTGTTCACGCTCATCGGTGCGTTCGGCATCGTGGGTGCCTATCAAAGTGTCGCGTACGTCTGGAACCGCTATGTCGCACTTGCTGTGGCACTGTTCTTGGCAGTATACGTCCCAGGCATCGAGACCGACACCCTGTTTCTCACCGAGACGCCGTTCATGGCCGCCTTTGCTTGGACGGTGTTCTGGCTGCTGAAAGTGGCGGACACCCACAAGCTTCGCCACGTCGTCTTCGCGACGCTGTGGTTTATGGTTGCTATGTACTTTCGGCCCAATCTTCTGTTGTGGGCGGTGGTCGCTCTCGCGTACCTGCTCATGAAGCGCTACCCCTGGCGCAAACTCGTCGGACAAGGGGTGATTGCGGCGGCAGTCGTCATCGCCTGCATCCTGCCATGGTGGATTCGCAATTTCCTGGTCTTTCACCAGTTCATCGCATTGACGGACGACGCCGCAAACCCGCTGCTACTCGGTACGTTCCAGGGCATTCACTTTCCGGCCCCGAACAACCCGACTGCGGTTGAACATCACATACTCGACGTTCACCCGAACTTGCGCCCGCAGAGTATGCACGAAATCCCGTGGTTTAAGGCACAAGAGCACGCGGCCATGTACCGCATTCGGGAGTGGCATCGCAGTTTTCCACAGGATTTCTGGAGAAGTTACCTCTGGATCAAGCCTGGAATTCTGTGGACTCGAGCGTACTTCCCGATTCGCATGCTCGGTATTCTCCCGAGCACCATGAAAGCTGTGCAGCCTGTTCTGCTCTGGGCTTCGCTCATCGGACATGGAATCGCGCTCCTGTTTGCGCGCGGCAAGCGTAAAGAGGTCCTGTTGGTGCTGCTCACGCTCCTGTATTTTACGGTTTTGTTCGCCGTGTTCTTTGCTTACGAGCGCTACAATGTCCCACTCATGTGGCTCATGTTCTCCGGGGTGCCCTCTGGCGTCTATGGGCTCATCGAGGCCACGAAGTGGCTGGCAGGGGGACGTCGGCGGGCGGGCGCCCGTTCATAA
- a CDS encoding DUF309 domain-containing protein produces MDHRLMAYLYFFNVKRDYFECHEYGEHLWLERGRPPVLKGLIQAAVTLYHLHRGNVRGGYQMWQRAKGYLEEGRPVYEGIDVEALVFAIDQVYKAVPAEWYTERVSSAQIAKLGLPTVRVHILDDEICRRLPTYVPQHLGEPS; encoded by the coding sequence ATGGACCATCGCCTCATGGCGTATCTATACTTTTTTAATGTCAAACGGGATTATTTCGAGTGCCACGAATATGGGGAACACCTGTGGCTGGAACGCGGGCGTCCCCCGGTTCTCAAGGGGCTCATTCAAGCGGCGGTCACTCTGTACCACCTGCATCGTGGGAACGTGCGGGGCGGCTATCAAATGTGGCAGCGTGCAAAAGGGTATTTGGAGGAGGGGCGGCCGGTTTACGAGGGTATCGATGTGGAAGCACTCGTCTTTGCTATCGATCAGGTCTACAAGGCTGTCCCAGCCGAATGGTACACAGAGCGTGTGAGTTCGGCGCAGATCGCAAAGCTTGGCTTGCCGACGGTCCGCGTCCACATTTTAGATGATGAGATCTGCCGTCGACTGCCGACGTACGTGCCACAGCATTTGGGAGAGCCGTCGTAG